From Scatophagus argus isolate fScaArg1 chromosome 2, fScaArg1.pri, whole genome shotgun sequence, a single genomic window includes:
- the clrn2 gene encoding clarin-2 yields the protein MPSLWKRITFSVASALCVGSVVLLVVALSTERWVTGRILCKTGAEIVNASHPELDQFIGDVYYGLFQGGKTKKCGLGKRRSKIYIFPKLVRTLNGGLHMMVILFLLVAVGFALVSLSFCIYNARKVPYQSIKGHKGLYLWNFAAALFGALASLCFLAAVRHHSLTERVANHRESLFVLVVLDDSLDWSFWLGVGSVATHFAVCGVVAMSRIKLPKPEIKKPEEPTISSLDLLY from the exons ATGCCTTCGCTGTGGAAGCGGATAACGTTCTCGGTGGCCTCGGCGCTCTGTGTCGGCTCGGTGGTGCTCCTGGTGGTGGCCCTGTCCACCGAGCGGTGGGTCACCGGGCGGATCCTGTGTAAAACCGGGGCCGAGATAGTGAACGCGTCTCATCCCGAGTTGGACCAATTCATCGGGGACGTTTACTACGGTTTGTTCCAGGGAGGAAAGACCAAGAAGTGCGGACTGGGCAAGAGGCGCTCCAAAATATACA TTTTCCCAAAGCTTGTGCGAACACTCAACGGTGGCCTTCACATGATGGTGATCCTCTTCCTGCTGGTGGCTGTGGGCTTCGCGTTGgtcagtttgtctttctgcatTTACAATGCACGCAAGGTTCCCTACCAGAGCATCAAAGGCCACAAGGGCCTCTACCTGTGGAACTTCGCTGCTG CTCTCTTCGGTGCCTTGGCCTCGCTGTGCTTCCTGGCAGCCGTGAGGCACCACAGTCTGACGGAGCGGGTGGCCAATCATCGCGAGAGCCTCTTTGTGCTCGTTGTCCTGGATGACAGCCTGGACTGGTCTTTCTGGCTGGGCGTTGGCAGCGTCGCGACTCACTTTGCCGTCTGTGGAGTGGTCGCCATGAGCCGGATCAAACTGCCCAAACCGGAGATCAAGAAACCTGAAGAACCCACCATCTCTTCTCTGGACCTGCTCTACTGA
- the lap3 gene encoding cytosol aminopeptidase: protein MLLLRRAAQTAVRTNHRRSFSASQTHLNERRGLVLGVFEKEGEEDSLHLTEAATRFDQSLSGKLSELLKISGPALKKGKSRIFYGIHKDFPCVAVVGLGKNNAGVCGAENWDTSKESIRQAVSAGCRLLQDLEVKHVEVDACGDAQSAAEGAVLGLFQYDNLKSKKKAKVTTQLHGSADSVGWEKGVLYAEGQNLARLLMEAPANHITPTTFASTIEEKLAPHAERVTINKRHQAWIEKQQMGAFLSVSKGSDEPPVFLELHYKGSPDSTQAPLLLVGKGITFDSGGISLKPSPSMDAMRADMGGAATVCASVVTAAALKLPVNIIGLAPLCENMPSGKATKPGDVVTAKNGKTIQVDNTDAEGRLILADALCYGHTFNPRAIVNVATLTGAMDVALGSAATGVFTNSDWLWEQLHKASVVTGDRVWRMPLFQHYTRQVTDCQLADLNNIGKYSRSGGACTAAAFLREFVTAPHWAHLDIAGVMSNKDEIPYLRKGMSGRPTRTLVEFAAGLTHNA from the exons ATGCTTCTTCTGAGGAGAGCTGCGCAGACGGCCGTGCGGACAAACCACCGCAGGTCGTTTTCTGCTTCACAGACTCACTTAAACGAAAGAAGA ggtCTGGTCCTGGGTGTGTttgagaaggagggagaagaggacagCCTTCATCTGACAGAAGCGGCCACACGTTTTGACCAAAGTCTGTCCGGGAAGCTCTCTGAACTGCTGAAAAT CTCTGGACCAGCTctcaaaaaaggcaaaagcagAATATTTTATGGAATCCATAAG GACTTCCCGTGTGTCGCGGTTGTCGGGCTGGGTAAGAACAATGCAGGTGTGTGCGGGGCAGAGAACTGGGACACCAGCAAGGAGAGCATCAGACAGGCAGTGTCAG ctggcTGCCGCTTACTTCAGGACCTGGAGGTGAAACACGTGGAGGTGGACGCCTGTGGAGATGCCCAGTCTGCAGCAGAAGGTGCCGTTCTGGGTTTATTTCAGTATGATAATCTGAAGTCCAAGAAGAAGGCCAAAGTGACGACGCAGCTTCATGGAAG TGCTGACTCGGTCGGCTGGGAGAAAGGAGTCCTGTATGCTGAAGGCCAAAACCTGGCACGACTTCTCATGGAAGCTCCAGCCAATCACATCACTCCCACTACGTTTGCCAGCACCATCGAAGAGAAACTAGCGCCGCACGCTGAACGAGTCACAATTAATAAGAG ACATCAGGCTTGgatagaaaagcagcagatgggAGCGTTTCTCAGCGTATCAAAAGGTTCAGATGAGCCCCCCGTCTTCCTGGAGCTTCATTACAAAGGTTCTCCAGACAGCACGCAGGCTCCGCTGCTCTTAGTGGGCAAGGGCATCACCTTCGACAG TGGTGGGATTTCTCTGAAGCCATCTCCTTCTATGGATGCAATGAGAGCTGATATGGGGGGGGCTGCCACCGTGTGTGCGTctgttgtcacagcagcagctctcaaaCTGCCCGTCAACATCATCG GTCTGGCTCCCCTGTGTGAAAACATGCCCAGTGGAAAAGCTACTAAACCAGGTGATGTTGTCACAgccaaaaatggaaaaacaatcCAG GTTGATAACACAGATGCCGAGGGCCGACTGATCCTCGCCGACGCCCTGTGTTACGGGCACACGTTCAACCCCAGAGCCATTGTCAATGTTGCTACGCTAACAG GTGCGATGGATGTAGCTCTCGGCTCAGCAGCTACTGGAGTATTTACAAACTCTGACTGGCTCTGGGAGCAGCTGCACAAG gctAGTGTTGTGACAGGTGACAGAGTGTGGCGGATGCCTCTGTTCCAGCACTACACCAGACAGGTGACTGACTGCCAGCTGGCTGACCTCAACAACATCGGCAAGTACAGCCG TTCTGGCGGCGCATGCACAGCAGCTGCGTTTCTCAGAGAGTTTGTCACAGCTCCTCACTGGGCCCATCTGGACATCGCTGGTGTGATGAGTAACAAAGATGAAATTCCCTACCTGAGAAAAGGCATGTCTGGAAGACCGACACGTACGCTGGTGGAGTTTGCTGCCGGACTGACCCACAATGCCTGA
- the med28 gene encoding mediator of RNA polymerase II transcription subunit 28 — translation MASSMSGMFSGQQPSGAHPVGGPGGPGQPGFPGTAPRVQGSNTLVDELEASFEACFASLVSQDYVNGTDQEEIRTGVDQCIQKFLDVARQTECFFLQKRLQLSVQKPEQVVKEDVSELRNELQRKELLVQKHLAKLHHWQQVLEDVSVQHRKPSDLPPPGPLAFLEQASANLPPAPLKPN, via the exons ATGGCGTCTTCCATGAGTGGGATGTTTTCTGGTCAGCAGCCGTCTGGCGCGCATCCCGTAGGGGGTCCCGGTGGACCGGGCCAGCCAGGCTTCCCTGGTACAGCTCCCAGAGTCCAGGGAAGCAACACTCTGGTGGATGAACTGGAAGCCTCCTTTGAG GCGTGTTTTGCTTCCCTGGTAAGCCAAGACTACGTTAATGGAACTGACCAGGAGGAGATCAGAACTG GTGTTGACCAGTGCATACAGAAGTTCCTGGACGTGGCTCGACAGACAGAGTGTTTCTTCTTACAGAAGAGGCTTCAGTTATCTGTGCAGAAACCGGAGCAGGTGGTGAAAGAG GATGTGTCAGAGTTACGTAATGAGCTACAGAGGAAAGAGTTACTGGTTCAGAAACACTTGGCCAAACTGCACCACTGGCAGCAAGTGCTCGAAGATGTGAGCGTTCAGCACCGAAAACCCTCAGACCTCCCCCCTCCCGGACCCCTGGCCTTTCTGGAGCAGGCCTCGGCGAATCTGCCCCCTGCCCCTTTAAAACCAAACTAA